One window of Myxococcus virescens genomic DNA carries:
- the alr gene encoding alanine racemase — translation MAASVVEVNVESIGSGPGDAVHSSWLELSASALRHNVAVFRALGGQGAPRALGVVLKGNAYGHGLAQVLPVVHGEVDLLYVIAPQDALKVREYERAQGLAPRQVLVLGAVAPDEAVVLAREGVDAVVADRGWADAAAVLRAAKLERPLRVHVHLDTGLGREGFTLEGLPTESRFLSESRDVLEVVGVLSHFANTEDVTEQGYALAQVDAFEKGLAFLSEQLAPVRPLQRHIAASAATLVLPRARYEALRVGISLYGLWPSPETRLSARLVLGEVPVLKPVLSWRCRSQVVKWLPAGSYVGYGCTYRCPEPTRIAVLPVGYYDGYPRLVSGKAHVLVNGRRCPVLGRVMMNHLIVDVTRATSDEHPVTATLMGRDGEESVPAESLAGWAQTIHYELVTRLGAHLKRTVVA, via the coding sequence ATGGCTGCGAGCGTGGTGGAGGTGAACGTGGAGTCAATCGGCAGTGGCCCAGGAGACGCGGTCCATTCCTCGTGGCTGGAGTTGAGTGCGTCCGCCCTGCGGCACAACGTCGCCGTGTTCCGGGCCCTGGGGGGGCAGGGGGCGCCTCGCGCCCTGGGGGTGGTGCTCAAGGGCAACGCGTATGGGCACGGGCTGGCGCAGGTGCTGCCCGTGGTCCACGGCGAGGTGGACCTCCTCTATGTCATTGCCCCGCAGGACGCGCTGAAGGTGCGGGAGTACGAACGGGCACAGGGACTGGCGCCGCGGCAGGTGCTCGTCCTGGGCGCGGTGGCGCCGGATGAAGCGGTGGTGCTGGCGCGCGAGGGCGTGGACGCGGTGGTGGCGGACCGTGGCTGGGCGGACGCGGCGGCGGTGTTGCGCGCGGCGAAGCTGGAGCGTCCCCTGCGGGTCCACGTCCACCTCGACACCGGCCTGGGGCGCGAGGGCTTCACGCTGGAGGGGCTGCCCACGGAGTCGCGTTTCCTCTCGGAGTCCCGCGACGTGCTGGAGGTGGTGGGCGTGCTCAGCCACTTCGCCAACACGGAGGACGTGACGGAGCAGGGGTACGCGTTGGCGCAGGTGGACGCCTTCGAGAAGGGGCTGGCGTTCCTCTCCGAGCAGCTGGCGCCGGTCCGGCCGCTGCAAAGGCACATCGCCGCGAGCGCCGCGACGCTGGTGTTGCCCCGCGCCCGCTATGAGGCGCTGCGCGTGGGGATTTCGCTCTACGGGCTGTGGCCGTCGCCGGAGACGCGGCTGTCCGCGCGGCTGGTGCTGGGCGAGGTTCCGGTGCTCAAGCCGGTGCTGTCGTGGCGGTGCCGCAGCCAGGTGGTGAAGTGGCTGCCCGCGGGCAGCTACGTGGGCTACGGCTGCACGTACCGGTGTCCGGAGCCCACGCGCATCGCGGTGCTGCCGGTGGGGTACTACGACGGCTACCCGCGCCTCGTGTCGGGCAAGGCGCACGTGTTGGTGAATGGCCGCCGGTGTCCGGTGCTGGGGCGGGTGATGATGAATCACCTCATCGTGGACGTGACCCGCGCCACGTCCGACGAGCACCCCGTGACGGCCACCCTGATGGGCCGCGACGGCGAGGAGTCCGTGCCCGCCGAGTCACTGGCCGGCTGGGCCCAGACGATTCACTACGAGCTGGTCACCCGGCTGGGGGCGCACCTGAAGCGGACGGTGGTGGCGTAG
- a CDS encoding sigma-70 family RNA polymerase sigma factor, whose translation MDLSLAQAFVAARGGAEASSPESLAPLQARLAQALDMARAPWPGVDLEGHRFVSHLARLLPGDGTAVAVETLSLPDVYLARAAADGLPTALSAFEARYLPEVNLAVVRLKLPPSGLDEVRQLLRQRMLVGSAETPARLAAYPGTGPLSGWVRAAALWLALDWQRQRGGPAASTDDGDLSMLVSPEDDPELAYLKRTYRAEFSDCFSTALLALEPRQRNVLRLKYLDGLSIDQLAALYGVHRSTTARWVLGAQETLLQQTRQRLTERLRLTSSQLDSVLRLISSQLDVSLSRLLRSRMND comes from the coding sequence ATGGACTTATCCCTGGCCCAGGCCTTCGTCGCGGCGCGCGGTGGCGCGGAGGCGTCTTCGCCGGAGTCGCTGGCCCCACTCCAAGCACGGCTGGCCCAGGCCCTGGACATGGCACGCGCGCCCTGGCCCGGGGTGGACCTGGAAGGCCACCGCTTCGTCAGTCACCTCGCCCGGCTGCTCCCCGGTGACGGCACGGCGGTGGCGGTGGAGACCCTGAGCCTGCCGGACGTCTACCTCGCTCGCGCGGCGGCGGACGGGCTGCCCACGGCGCTCTCCGCGTTCGAGGCGCGCTACCTCCCGGAGGTGAACCTCGCGGTGGTCCGGCTGAAGCTGCCGCCCTCGGGCCTGGACGAGGTACGCCAGCTTTTGCGACAGCGCATGCTCGTGGGCAGCGCGGAGACACCGGCCCGGCTGGCGGCCTATCCGGGCACGGGCCCGCTGAGTGGCTGGGTGCGCGCGGCGGCGCTGTGGCTCGCCCTGGACTGGCAGCGGCAGCGCGGCGGACCAGCGGCCTCCACGGACGACGGCGACCTGTCGATGCTGGTGTCTCCCGAGGACGACCCCGAGCTGGCCTACCTCAAGCGCACGTACCGCGCCGAGTTCAGCGACTGCTTCTCCACCGCGCTCCTCGCGCTGGAGCCGCGCCAGCGCAACGTGCTGCGCCTCAAGTACCTGGACGGCCTGAGCATCGACCAGCTCGCCGCGCTGTACGGCGTGCACCGCTCCACCACGGCGCGCTGGGTGCTGGGCGCGCAGGAGACCCTGCTCCAGCAGACGCGGCAACGGCTCACCGAGCGCCTGCGCCTCACGTCCTCCCAGCTCGACAGCGTGCTGCGCCTCATCTCCAGTCAGCTCGACGTGAGCCTCAGCCGCCTGCTGCGCTCGCGGATGAACGATTGA
- a CDS encoding tetratricopeptide repeat protein: protein MACLDENTFVALLMGGLPPARATEVDAHLDTCSACRRMVAEALRAQAPDDDPPEATTALTHARPPSGKGPSLERGTAVGRYLVLERLASGGMGVVYSAYDPELDRRVALKLLRVAALGLEAEQGRAHLLHEAQAMARVSHPHVVPVYDVGTFGPQVFLTMELVDARTLRPWLKDAPRTWRQVLALFLDAGRGLAAAHAAGVVHGDFKPENLLVGQDGRVRVTDFGLARNANPLDDVSPLAGGTPAYMAPEQMEAHAPADARSDQFAFCVTLYEALYGERPFAATTPLELLTEVRAGKVRPAPRGTHVPPWLRRVLLRGLSASAMDRYTDLNALLVALQHDPASRWKRWLPAVGGAALLLLAVGLTHAVHASRARACQRADEAMASVWGPEAQQTIESAFLATGKPFAPAAWLRVRRSLDAYTAEWASMRTSACEATRVRGEQSEQVLARRMHCLDGRLAEVAALTQLFTRADAGTVELAARAAEALPPLGRCSDLAALAAREPQPTNGASLERARMLVRVRALKAAGKYTEAVALLEPVVKAAKDADDRHGGADALLLMGQLREETGQPRDAETTYFNAVWNAEAGRNDVAAARAWTRLVHASGYVLDQHALGHRWRERAEAAIERLGGDGVLRAQLQARVGALLFAQGRYTEAAEQQESALSRLEATYGPDSLEVTDVRLELGATRMAQLRADEAMRLFEQALSTRRAALGPSHPDVARAQLELAYAHWRRSDVEQVEALARGALEVFERALGPEHPDVASAINPLAAALQRMNRSDEALRLQERALDIALKVEGADGAGALITSGNLATLMARAGRSEEALTRFHTMLAPLEQRLGAQHPYVAQTLRATGKLLMMDQRYTEALPYLERARAILDAREDDAFGYRTGTLMDLGRTLLALHRPLQAAELLERVVASGARSPQAPSEQARARFLLAQALWDAKRDGPRALQLAEEARESLVTLGASGQEALEEVDAWRARLPRPTHIPAARAP, encoded by the coding sequence ATGGCCTGCCTGGATGAAAACACGTTCGTGGCGCTGCTGATGGGGGGCCTGCCTCCCGCGCGGGCGACGGAGGTGGATGCGCACCTGGACACCTGCTCCGCCTGCCGCCGCATGGTGGCCGAGGCCCTGCGGGCACAGGCCCCCGACGACGACCCGCCCGAGGCCACCACCGCGCTGACGCACGCCCGGCCGCCTTCGGGAAAAGGCCCCTCGCTGGAGCGAGGCACCGCGGTGGGCCGCTACCTGGTGTTGGAGCGGCTGGCCTCCGGAGGCATGGGCGTCGTCTACAGCGCCTACGACCCGGAGCTGGACCGGCGCGTGGCGCTCAAGCTGCTGCGCGTCGCGGCCCTGGGCCTGGAGGCGGAGCAGGGCCGCGCGCACCTGCTGCACGAAGCGCAAGCCATGGCACGCGTCTCCCATCCGCACGTGGTGCCCGTCTACGACGTGGGCACCTTCGGGCCGCAGGTGTTCCTCACCATGGAGTTGGTGGACGCGCGGACGCTGCGCCCCTGGCTGAAGGACGCGCCTCGGACGTGGCGACAGGTGCTGGCGCTGTTCCTGGACGCGGGCCGGGGACTCGCGGCGGCGCACGCGGCGGGCGTGGTCCACGGGGATTTCAAGCCGGAGAACCTGCTGGTGGGCCAGGACGGCCGCGTGCGCGTCACCGACTTCGGGCTCGCGCGCAACGCCAATCCATTGGACGACGTGTCCCCCCTGGCGGGAGGCACGCCCGCGTACATGGCCCCCGAGCAGATGGAGGCCCACGCGCCCGCGGATGCCCGAAGCGACCAGTTCGCCTTCTGCGTCACGCTGTACGAGGCCCTCTACGGCGAGCGCCCCTTCGCCGCCACCACCCCGCTCGAACTGCTGACCGAGGTCCGCGCCGGCAAGGTGCGGCCCGCGCCCCGGGGCACACACGTCCCGCCCTGGCTGCGGCGCGTGCTGCTGCGGGGGCTGTCCGCCAGCGCCATGGACCGGTACACGGACCTGAATGCCCTGCTGGTCGCGCTTCAGCACGACCCGGCCTCGCGCTGGAAGCGCTGGTTGCCCGCGGTGGGCGGCGCGGCGCTGCTGCTGCTGGCGGTGGGCCTCACCCACGCGGTGCACGCCAGCCGGGCACGGGCATGCCAGCGCGCCGACGAGGCCATGGCCTCGGTGTGGGGGCCGGAAGCGCAGCAGACCATCGAGTCCGCCTTCCTCGCGACGGGCAAGCCCTTCGCGCCCGCCGCATGGCTCCGCGTGCGGCGCTCGCTGGATGCGTACACCGCGGAGTGGGCGTCGATGCGAACCTCCGCTTGCGAGGCCACGCGCGTGCGGGGAGAGCAATCCGAGCAGGTGCTCGCGCGGCGCATGCACTGCCTGGATGGGCGGCTGGCGGAAGTGGCCGCCCTCACGCAGCTCTTCACCCGGGCGGACGCGGGCACCGTGGAGCTGGCCGCGCGCGCCGCGGAGGCCCTGCCGCCGCTGGGCAGGTGCTCGGACCTGGCGGCACTGGCGGCGCGTGAGCCCCAACCCACGAACGGCGCCTCTCTTGAACGGGCACGGATGCTGGTGCGGGTGCGAGCCCTGAAGGCCGCGGGCAAGTACACGGAGGCGGTGGCGCTACTGGAGCCCGTGGTGAAGGCGGCGAAGGACGCGGATGACCGCCACGGCGGCGCGGACGCCCTGCTGCTGATGGGACAGCTGCGGGAGGAGACAGGCCAGCCGCGCGACGCGGAGACCACCTACTTCAACGCCGTGTGGAACGCGGAGGCCGGGCGCAACGACGTGGCGGCCGCGCGCGCCTGGACGCGACTGGTGCACGCCTCCGGCTATGTGCTGGACCAGCACGCCCTGGGACACCGGTGGCGTGAGCGCGCGGAGGCCGCCATTGAACGGCTGGGCGGTGACGGCGTGCTGCGCGCGCAGCTCCAGGCCCGGGTCGGCGCGCTCCTCTTCGCGCAGGGGCGCTACACGGAGGCGGCCGAACAGCAGGAGTCCGCCCTCTCGCGCTTGGAAGCCACCTATGGGCCTGACAGCCTGGAGGTCACCGACGTCCGGCTCGAGCTGGGCGCCACGCGCATGGCGCAACTGCGCGCCGACGAGGCGATGCGGCTCTTCGAGCAGGCACTGAGCACGCGCCGCGCGGCCCTGGGGCCCAGCCATCCGGACGTGGCACGTGCCCAGCTGGAGCTGGCCTATGCGCACTGGCGCAGGTCTGACGTCGAACAGGTGGAAGCCCTGGCCCGCGGCGCGCTGGAGGTCTTCGAGCGCGCGCTCGGCCCCGAGCACCCGGACGTCGCCTCCGCCATCAATCCCCTGGCCGCGGCCCTCCAGCGGATGAACCGCTCCGATGAGGCGCTGCGGCTCCAGGAGCGCGCGCTGGACATCGCGCTCAAGGTCGAAGGTGCGGACGGCGCGGGGGCGCTCATCACTTCGGGCAACCTGGCCACGTTGATGGCGCGCGCCGGCCGCTCCGAAGAGGCCCTGACCCGCTTCCACACCATGCTCGCGCCGCTGGAGCAGCGGCTGGGCGCCCAGCATCCCTACGTGGCCCAGACGCTGCGGGCCACGGGCAAACTCTTGATGATGGACCAGCGCTACACCGAAGCCCTGCCCTACCTCGAGCGCGCCCGCGCCATCCTCGACGCGCGCGAGGACGACGCCTTTGGCTACCGGACGGGGACGCTGATGGACCTGGGCCGCACGCTGCTGGCGCTGCACCGGCCGCTTCAGGCCGCCGAACTCCTGGAGCGGGTGGTGGCCAGCGGAGCCCGGTCGCCGCAGGCGCCCAGCGAGCAGGCACGCGCGCGATTCCTCCTGGCGCAAGCGCTCTGGGACGCGAAGCGGGACGGGCCCCGTGCGCTTCAGCTGGCGGAGGAAGCCCGTGAGTCATTGGTGACGCTGGGGGCGTCTGGGCAGGAGGCGCTGGAGGAAGTGGATGCCTGGCGGGCACGCCTGCCCAGGCCCACACACATTCCCGCCGCGCGAGCCCCCTGA
- a CDS encoding metallophosphoesterase, whose amino-acid sequence MRTLFIGDVHGCAEELDALLTQCAWRPDDRVVLVGDLVAKGPDSAGVVRRAREKGFLAVRGNHDAHVLRWHAGRGPRGKKLKPEHQQVLDTLTPEDWAWLESQPLYRFFPELNVVAVHGGLVPGVPLEAQKEDELLNLRSILPDGTPSKRVDAGAPWASLWQGPQLVIFGHDAMRGIQRHPHAVGLDSGCVYGGKLSAYVMPEGRLVSVLAKRAYVDVDAS is encoded by the coding sequence ATGCGAACGCTCTTCATTGGAGACGTGCACGGGTGCGCGGAGGAGCTGGACGCGCTGCTGACGCAGTGCGCCTGGCGGCCGGACGACCGCGTGGTGCTGGTGGGGGACCTGGTGGCGAAGGGCCCGGACTCCGCCGGTGTGGTGCGCCGCGCGCGTGAGAAGGGCTTCCTGGCGGTGCGAGGCAACCATGACGCCCACGTGCTGCGCTGGCACGCCGGCCGGGGACCGCGCGGCAAGAAGCTGAAGCCCGAGCATCAGCAGGTGCTGGACACCCTGACGCCCGAGGACTGGGCCTGGCTGGAATCCCAGCCGCTGTACCGCTTCTTCCCCGAGCTGAACGTGGTCGCCGTGCACGGCGGGTTGGTGCCAGGCGTGCCGCTGGAGGCGCAGAAGGAAGACGAGCTGCTCAACCTGCGCAGCATCCTGCCGGATGGGACGCCGTCGAAGCGCGTGGACGCGGGCGCGCCCTGGGCCAGCCTGTGGCAGGGGCCGCAGCTGGTCATCTTCGGCCATGACGCCATGCGGGGCATCCAGCGGCACCCGCATGCGGTGGGGCTGGACTCCGGCTGCGTGTACGGCGGCAAGCTCTCCGCCTACGTGATGCCGGAGGGCCGCCTCGTGTCCGTCCTGGCGAAGCGCGCCTACGTGGACGTGGACGCCTCCTAA
- a CDS encoding universal stress protein encodes MSIVCATNFSDSARRASTLAAELARKAGTSLWLVHVLNPDSVRAFGKALLGSAEAVLSDETKRLAQLGVKVEPVLLTGEPAVMLDGFCREQGASLVVASRAADESPFGGEGGTVDRMAQTLTVPLLVMRDPEPLEAWVRGERSLKVFLGVDRSLPFEAARDWVMTLSKGGRVDVVGGRVYWPEEEARRLGLRQALAYGEALPELQHVLERECAELLAPLAQGGTPVRTRVEVGVGRIADHLVDLAEQEHADLLVVGTHHRRALGRLWSVSRHALRLARMSVVCVPAQAMAVGADTPLPEYREVMVATDFSETGNRAVAHAFALTAPGGTVHLVHATESKPSVEEEAQMREQLSALVPKSANDRNVRLNIIPGSKDVVATLAQTAERLGASAIVMGTHGRSGWKRAVLGSVTQSLLLRTDRPVLVVRPPATS; translated from the coding sequence ATGTCCATTGTCTGTGCCACCAACTTCTCCGACTCCGCGCGGCGGGCCTCCACGCTGGCCGCGGAGCTGGCTCGCAAGGCCGGTACGTCCTTGTGGCTGGTTCATGTCCTCAACCCCGACTCCGTGCGCGCCTTCGGCAAGGCCCTGTTGGGGTCCGCCGAGGCGGTGCTGAGTGACGAGACGAAGCGCCTGGCGCAGCTGGGGGTGAAGGTGGAGCCCGTGCTCCTCACCGGCGAGCCGGCGGTGATGCTGGATGGGTTCTGCCGGGAGCAGGGTGCCTCGCTGGTGGTGGCCTCGCGGGCCGCGGACGAATCCCCCTTCGGAGGCGAAGGTGGCACGGTGGACCGGATGGCGCAGACGCTGACGGTGCCCCTGCTCGTCATGCGTGACCCTGAACCGCTGGAGGCGTGGGTCCGGGGCGAGCGGTCCCTGAAGGTGTTCCTCGGCGTGGACCGCTCCCTGCCCTTCGAGGCGGCGCGCGACTGGGTGATGACGCTGAGCAAGGGGGGCCGGGTGGACGTGGTGGGCGGACGCGTCTACTGGCCCGAGGAGGAAGCCCGCCGCCTGGGGCTGCGGCAGGCCTTGGCCTACGGTGAGGCCCTGCCCGAGCTGCAGCACGTGCTGGAGCGGGAGTGCGCGGAGTTGCTGGCCCCGCTGGCCCAGGGCGGAACGCCCGTGCGCACTCGCGTGGAGGTGGGCGTGGGGCGCATCGCCGACCACCTGGTCGACCTGGCCGAGCAGGAGCACGCGGACCTGCTGGTGGTGGGCACGCACCATCGGCGCGCGCTGGGGCGGTTGTGGAGTGTATCGCGCCATGCGCTGCGGCTGGCGCGGATGTCCGTGGTGTGCGTGCCCGCGCAGGCGATGGCGGTGGGCGCGGACACGCCGCTGCCGGAGTACCGGGAGGTGATGGTGGCCACGGACTTCTCGGAGACGGGCAACCGCGCGGTGGCCCATGCCTTTGCGTTGACGGCTCCGGGCGGCACGGTGCACCTGGTGCACGCCACGGAATCGAAGCCGTCAGTCGAGGAGGAGGCCCAGATGCGCGAGCAGCTCTCGGCGCTCGTCCCCAAGAGCGCGAACGACCGGAACGTGCGGCTGAACATCATCCCCGGCAGCAAGGACGTGGTGGCCACGCTGGCGCAGACGGCCGAGCGGCTGGGCGCGAGCGCCATCGTCATGGGCACGCATGGGCGGTCGGGCTGGAAGCGCGCCGTGCTGGGCTCGGTGACGCAGTCCCTGCTGCTGCGCACGGACCGGCCCGTGCTGGTGGTGCGGCCCCCGGCGACGTCGTGA
- a CDS encoding 2-hydroxyacid dehydrogenase yields the protein MARGEDGSPGKGAGMRVAVFDTHRYDRDALEAANARFGHALTYFEPRLTLQTAPLAEGFPAVCSFVNDKVDAATLEVLHAGGVRLVAARSAGYNHVDLEAARRLDMRVTRVPEYSPHAVAEHAVALVMSLNRHIPRAFSRVRDWNFSLDGLVGFDLAGKTVGVVGTGRIGRVAARIFKGFGCNVLCYDVAPDAAFERELGVRYAPLDTLFSESDILSLHVPLTPGTRHLVDAAALARMKRGVVLVNTGRGALIDSKALVAALKSGHIGGAGLDVYEEEEGVFFQDLSGQVLQDDVLARLLTFPNVLVTSHQAFLTHEALANIAETTLASLQAFERGEPLVNEVRAEQVLRAR from the coding sequence GTGGCACGCGGCGAGGATGGCTCGCCGGGCAAGGGAGCGGGCATGCGGGTGGCTGTCTTCGACACACACCGATACGACCGGGACGCGCTGGAGGCCGCCAACGCACGTTTCGGACATGCGCTCACCTACTTCGAGCCGCGCCTGACGCTCCAGACGGCGCCGCTGGCGGAGGGCTTCCCCGCCGTGTGTTCCTTCGTCAACGACAAGGTGGACGCGGCCACGCTGGAGGTGCTGCACGCGGGTGGGGTGCGGCTCGTGGCGGCCCGCTCCGCGGGCTACAACCACGTGGACCTCGAAGCGGCGCGGCGGCTGGACATGCGCGTCACGCGCGTGCCGGAGTACTCACCCCACGCGGTGGCCGAGCACGCGGTGGCGTTGGTGATGTCCCTCAACCGTCACATCCCGCGTGCCTTCTCACGCGTGCGTGATTGGAACTTCTCGCTCGACGGGCTGGTGGGTTTCGACCTCGCCGGCAAGACGGTGGGCGTGGTGGGCACGGGCCGCATCGGCCGCGTGGCGGCGCGCATCTTCAAGGGCTTCGGTTGCAACGTGCTCTGCTACGACGTGGCGCCGGACGCGGCCTTCGAGCGCGAGCTGGGCGTGCGCTACGCCCCGCTCGACACGCTCTTCTCCGAGTCGGACATCCTCTCGCTGCATGTCCCGCTGACGCCGGGCACGCGGCACCTGGTGGACGCGGCGGCGCTGGCGCGGATGAAGCGGGGCGTGGTGCTCGTCAACACCGGCCGCGGCGCGCTCATCGACAGCAAGGCGCTGGTCGCCGCGCTCAAGTCCGGCCACATCGGCGGCGCCGGACTGGATGTGTATGAAGAAGAGGAGGGCGTCTTCTTTCAGGACCTCTCCGGGCAGGTGCTCCAGGATGACGTGCTGGCGCGGCTGCTCACCTTTCCGAACGTGCTCGTCACGTCGCATCAGGCCTTCCTCACCCATGAGGCGCTCGCCAACATCGCCGAGACGACCCTGGCGAGCCTCCAGGCCTTTGAGCGGGGCGAGCCCCTGGTGAACGAGGTGCGCGCCGAGCAGGTGCTCCGCGCGCGTTGA
- a CDS encoding nicotinate phosphoribosyltransferase: MTWPEDTALLTDLYQLTMTEAYLEEGMWDEAVFSLFARKLPPRRNYLLAAGLDDALRYLEQLRFGAEALDWLASRGRFSDRLLGWLERFRFSGDVDAVAEGTTVFAQEPLLEVRAPLPEAQLVETYLLNQVHFQTTVASKAARVVTAAAGRHVMDFGLRRYHGTDAGMKAARAAYVAGVDSTSNVLAGKVYGIPLAGTMAHSYVQSHDDELEAFRAFVRVHPNATLLVDTYDTLRGVQHVIRLARELGEDFQVRSIRLDSGDLLALSKAAREMLDEAGLEQVRVYASGGLDEDAVERLVTRGAPIDSFGVGTAMGVSSDAPAVDMAYKLVAYAGRPRVKLSSGKLLLPGAKQVYRREVDGVARGDVLTCRQDTAPGRPLLQPVMRGGQRLSEASPTLEDIREYARREVSQLPPEIRALSPARPPYPVELGQALLRAREHEVELWSAAT, from the coding sequence ATGACCTGGCCGGAAGACACCGCGCTGCTGACGGACCTCTACCAACTGACGATGACGGAGGCCTATCTCGAGGAGGGAATGTGGGACGAGGCCGTGTTCAGCCTCTTCGCGCGCAAGCTCCCGCCCCGGCGGAACTACCTGCTGGCAGCGGGGCTCGACGATGCGCTGAGGTACCTGGAGCAGCTGCGCTTCGGCGCGGAGGCGCTGGACTGGCTGGCATCTCGAGGCCGCTTCTCGGACCGGCTGCTCGGGTGGCTCGAACGCTTCCGCTTCAGCGGTGACGTGGACGCCGTCGCGGAGGGCACGACGGTGTTCGCCCAGGAGCCGCTGCTGGAGGTCCGCGCGCCTCTGCCAGAGGCGCAGCTGGTGGAGACGTACCTCCTCAACCAGGTGCACTTCCAGACGACCGTGGCCTCGAAGGCCGCGCGTGTGGTGACGGCCGCCGCCGGACGCCACGTCATGGACTTCGGCTTGCGGCGCTACCACGGCACGGACGCCGGGATGAAGGCGGCGCGCGCGGCGTACGTGGCGGGCGTGGACTCCACCTCCAACGTGCTGGCGGGGAAGGTGTATGGGATTCCGCTCGCCGGCACCATGGCGCACAGCTACGTGCAGTCGCACGACGACGAACTGGAGGCGTTCCGCGCCTTCGTGCGCGTCCATCCCAACGCCACGCTGCTGGTGGACACCTACGACACGCTGCGCGGCGTGCAGCACGTCATCCGGCTGGCGCGGGAGCTGGGCGAGGACTTCCAGGTGCGCTCCATCCGCCTGGACTCGGGCGATTTGCTCGCGTTGTCGAAGGCGGCGCGGGAGATGCTCGATGAAGCCGGCCTGGAGCAGGTGCGCGTGTACGCGAGCGGCGGACTGGACGAAGACGCGGTGGAGAGGCTGGTGACGCGCGGGGCGCCCATCGACAGCTTCGGCGTGGGCACGGCCATGGGCGTTTCGTCGGACGCGCCCGCGGTGGACATGGCCTACAAGCTGGTGGCGTACGCAGGGCGGCCCCGAGTGAAGCTGTCATCGGGGAAGCTGCTGCTCCCGGGCGCGAAGCAAGTCTACCGGCGGGAGGTGGACGGCGTGGCGCGCGGCGACGTGCTCACGTGCAGGCAGGACACCGCGCCCGGAAGGCCCTTGCTCCAACCGGTGATGCGCGGAGGACAGCGGTTGTCCGAGGCCTCACCAACGCTCGAGGACATCCGCGAATACGCGCGACGCGAAGTCTCACAACTTCCGCCCGAGATTCGCGCCTTGTCACCCGCCCGGCCGCCCTATCCCGTGGAGCTGGGACAGGCGCTGCTGCGGGCTCGCGAGCACGAAGTGGAGCTGTGGTCCGCGGCGACGTGA
- a CDS encoding leucine-rich repeat domain-containing protein: MATKKTAPPRASSAKAKKPGKAPPVPIETAWQDLEATLRNTLGQNAAGQHPADLEPMHMTFEHAPDLSSLLPEDYQRFVEAVGYRWVTTGKKGLSFLPPRWRIQASEGMGEPGRQWTTVREEREAGRHTYRFVMFASEDLNDVNGYCFGRSAHDDALVVWSVEDSLPTLELGPFTPWLTKKLAALSKGASTKPSGKKAPSLGDPLGLMQESLGEAAAKARDQGAAAILDTFPRDTKDIFLLGRKLGVVPELIGEFSELERLTLKHAQLTQVSGALSRLTKLKQLDLAWNPKLETLPPELGQLEGLESLNLDNTGVRTLPEAVGQLTRLRSLGLKATPMTTLPPWLSRMSSLKHLDLYQTSLPPEEVEALRKALPECNVGFRA, encoded by the coding sequence ATGGCGACCAAGAAGACCGCTCCACCACGAGCCTCCTCGGCGAAAGCGAAGAAGCCAGGCAAGGCGCCGCCTGTCCCCATCGAGACCGCGTGGCAGGACCTGGAAGCAACGCTGCGGAACACCTTGGGACAGAACGCCGCGGGCCAGCACCCGGCGGACCTGGAACCCATGCACATGACCTTCGAGCATGCGCCCGACCTGAGCTCGCTCCTTCCGGAGGACTATCAGCGCTTCGTCGAGGCCGTGGGCTATCGCTGGGTGACCACCGGCAAGAAGGGCCTGAGCTTCCTGCCCCCGCGCTGGCGCATCCAGGCCTCGGAAGGCATGGGCGAACCAGGACGACAGTGGACGACCGTCCGGGAGGAGCGCGAGGCGGGCCGGCACACCTACCGCTTCGTGATGTTCGCGTCCGAGGACCTCAATGACGTCAACGGCTACTGCTTCGGCAGGAGCGCGCACGACGACGCGCTGGTCGTCTGGTCCGTGGAAGACAGCCTGCCCACGCTCGAACTGGGGCCCTTCACGCCGTGGCTCACCAAGAAGCTCGCGGCGCTGAGCAAGGGCGCCTCCACGAAACCGAGCGGCAAGAAGGCCCCTTCGTTGGGCGATCCGCTGGGCCTGATGCAGGAGTCCCTCGGTGAAGCCGCCGCGAAGGCCCGCGACCAGGGCGCCGCGGCCATCCTGGACACCTTCCCCCGAGACACGAAGGACATCTTCCTCCTGGGGCGGAAGCTCGGCGTCGTCCCGGAGCTGATCGGCGAGTTCTCCGAGCTGGAGCGCCTGACGCTGAAGCACGCACAACTGACGCAGGTGTCCGGCGCGCTGAGCCGGCTCACGAAGCTGAAACAACTCGACCTCGCCTGGAACCCGAAGCTGGAGACGCTTCCTCCCGAGCTCGGGCAGTTGGAGGGACTGGAGTCCCTCAACCTGGACAACACCGGCGTCCGCACGCTCCCGGAGGCGGTGGGCCAGCTCACGCGCTTGAGGAGCCTGGGCCTCAAGGCCACGCCCATGACGACCCTGCCGCCATGGCTGTCCCGGATGAGCAGCCTCAAGCACCTGGACCTCTACCAGACCTCCCTTCCCCCCGAAGAAGTCGAGGCCCTGCGCAAGGCGCTCCCCGAATGCAACGTGGGCTTCCGGGCTTGA